One window of Syngnathus acus chromosome 16, fSynAcu1.2, whole genome shotgun sequence genomic DNA carries:
- the snx10b gene encoding sorting nexin-10B isoform X2 has product MQQVISVWVRDPRIQKNDFWHAYMDYEICLHTDSVFFTKKMSCVRRRFSEFVWLRQRLQANSMLMAQLPQLPPKNPFFSLNNAQQISERMAGLQRFLQQILLSPLLLSDSCLHLFLQSQLSVAKMEACAEGRTRYSVAQAVQCCGIRRFLSQEDLQKDSNMSGDSDSDSSECRSSECQFKEDLELKQTASDHVGSDQEHSICSSPDST; this is encoded by the exons ATGCAGCAGGTGATAAGCGTGTGGGTTCGAGACCCACGTATCCAAAAGAATGACTTTTGGCACGCATACATGGACTATGAAATTTGCTTACAT ACAGACAGTGTGTTCTTCACCAAGAAGATGTCGTGCGTGCGAAGGAGGTTTAGTGAATTCGTGTGGCTCCGACAAAGGCTGCAAGCAAACTCCATGCTGAT GGCGCAACTACCGCAGCTGCCCCCAAAGAACCCCTTCTTCAGCCTGAATAACGCCCAGCAGATCTCTGAACGCATGGCGGGCCTTCAGAGGTTCTTACAACA GATCCTCCTGAGTCCTCTGCTGCTGTCCGACAGCTGCCTGCACCTTTTCCTGCAGTCGCAGCTCAGCGTGGCCAAAATGGAGGCCTGCGCCGAAGGAAGGACCCGATACTCGGTAGCCCAGGCGGTGCAGTGCTGCGGCATCAGGAGGTTTCTATCCCAAGAGGACTTGCAGAAGGACTCAAACATGTCCGGTGATTCTGATTCAGACAG CTCCGAGTGCAGAAGTTCAGAGTGCCAGTTTAAAGAAGATTTGGAGTTAAAGCAGACTGCATCTGATCACGTAGGATCCGATCAAGAGCACAGCATCTGCTCGTCTCCAGATTCtacatga
- the snx10b gene encoding sorting nexin-10B isoform X1: MNSVLPFQSSMQQVISVWVRDPRIQKNDFWHAYMDYEICLHTDSVFFTKKMSCVRRRFSEFVWLRQRLQANSMLMAQLPQLPPKNPFFSLNNAQQISERMAGLQRFLQQILLSPLLLSDSCLHLFLQSQLSVAKMEACAEGRTRYSVAQAVQCCGIRRFLSQEDLQKDSNMSGDSDSDSSECRSSECQFKEDLELKQTASDHVGSDQEHSICSSPDST, translated from the exons ATGAACTCAG TACTCCCGTTTCAGTCCTCCATGCAGCAGGTGATAAGCGTGTGGGTTCGAGACCCACGTATCCAAAAGAATGACTTTTGGCACGCATACATGGACTATGAAATTTGCTTACAT ACAGACAGTGTGTTCTTCACCAAGAAGATGTCGTGCGTGCGAAGGAGGTTTAGTGAATTCGTGTGGCTCCGACAAAGGCTGCAAGCAAACTCCATGCTGAT GGCGCAACTACCGCAGCTGCCCCCAAAGAACCCCTTCTTCAGCCTGAATAACGCCCAGCAGATCTCTGAACGCATGGCGGGCCTTCAGAGGTTCTTACAACA GATCCTCCTGAGTCCTCTGCTGCTGTCCGACAGCTGCCTGCACCTTTTCCTGCAGTCGCAGCTCAGCGTGGCCAAAATGGAGGCCTGCGCCGAAGGAAGGACCCGATACTCGGTAGCCCAGGCGGTGCAGTGCTGCGGCATCAGGAGGTTTCTATCCCAAGAGGACTTGCAGAAGGACTCAAACATGTCCGGTGATTCTGATTCAGACAG CTCCGAGTGCAGAAGTTCAGAGTGCCAGTTTAAAGAAGATTTGGAGTTAAAGCAGACTGCATCTGATCACGTAGGATCCGATCAAGAGCACAGCATCTGCTCGTCTCCAGATTCtacatga